In Bacteriovorax stolpii, a single genomic region encodes these proteins:
- the mltA gene encoding murein transglycosylase A, which translates to MKYLLIALLLASCARAPITRIEESMRPASSRPVFTDTLSKESFFIALRKHIDVMKTSRLVMPTMTFGEIKIPKEQYIASLEEIFNHQDSWQSYIYNNFDFMEVYGKDDWGEVMATGYYEPLVKGSKAKNKIHSQAMYSTPVDMITVDLKKFAHKFSKTEKLGVLQGRLENNNLVPYYDRKNIDVDMKLKGQKLELAWVEPVDSFFIQIQGSGVVEFEDGEKIRVGYAAQNGHPYIPIGKFLTDVIPLESMSMQKIKQHLDTLSEKEKQDILNKNPSYVFFKKLDGLALTYAGMEVSDGRTIATDLHLFPKGAMAFLDVEEPVFASIKDLEPISWSPAPRLVFDQDTGGAIRGAGRVDLFFGQGDEASHKAGVMKQKGRLYYLVPKVIN; encoded by the coding sequence GTGAAATACTTATTGATCGCTCTTTTATTAGCTTCGTGTGCCCGTGCACCAATCACTCGCATTGAAGAATCGATGCGCCCAGCTTCTTCCAGACCGGTATTCACTGACACTCTTTCTAAAGAAAGTTTTTTTATCGCTTTAAGAAAACACATTGATGTCATGAAGACTTCGCGTCTAGTGATGCCGACAATGACCTTTGGAGAGATTAAAATCCCTAAAGAACAGTATATTGCTTCACTTGAAGAGATTTTTAATCATCAAGATAGCTGGCAAAGTTATATCTATAATAATTTTGATTTTATGGAAGTCTATGGGAAAGATGACTGGGGAGAGGTCATGGCCACTGGTTATTATGAACCTTTGGTGAAGGGCTCTAAGGCTAAAAATAAAATTCATTCGCAGGCCATGTACAGCACTCCTGTTGATATGATTACTGTTGATTTGAAAAAATTCGCTCACAAGTTTTCTAAGACTGAAAAACTTGGTGTGTTACAGGGGAGACTGGAAAATAACAATCTTGTTCCCTATTACGATAGAAAGAATATTGATGTCGATATGAAGCTTAAGGGACAAAAGCTTGAGCTTGCCTGGGTGGAGCCAGTAGATTCTTTCTTCATTCAAATTCAAGGATCTGGGGTTGTTGAATTTGAAGATGGAGAAAAGATTCGTGTGGGTTATGCCGCTCAAAATGGACATCCTTACATCCCTATCGGAAAGTTCTTAACAGATGTCATTCCTCTTGAAAGTATGAGTATGCAAAAAATCAAGCAGCATCTTGATACACTTTCGGAAAAAGAAAAACAGGACATTTTAAACAAGAACCCAAGTTACGTTTTCTTTAAAAAACTCGACGGCCTTGCTTTAACTTATGCCGGAATGGAAGTGAGTGATGGTAGAACTATTGCCACTGATTTACATCTCTTTCCCAAAGGCGCAATGGCCTTCCTGGATGTAGAAGAACCAGTTTTTGCCAGCATTAAAGATCTTGAGCCGATTTCATGGTCACCAGCACCTCGTCTTGTTTTTGATCAGGATACAGGGGGGGCTATTCGTGGAGCAGGAAGAGTGGATCTTTTTTTTGGCCAAGGTGACGAAGCTTCTCACAAAGCAGGAGTCATGAAACAAAAGGGACGATTGTACTACCTCGTCCCTAAAGTCATTAATTAA
- a CDS encoding alpha/beta hydrolase yields MKRNALIFSLIALLSACSSEPVAPSKPETPAILQATTPATEETPEIVNLDEKFQEDLKPIWDDYFKEDYTDTRAIDVFVVTNRKSKTGNFGCTNNTYGVALDKVTSFGICKINVPKNHSTGELTFTKDGRQSSHDYFKILNAKSLPETTVMDYMKKTKRNPLVFVHGFNVRYEEALLRAAQITYDLKYQGPVILFSWPSGAGDGFFDEQFLTKTYESNNQNAKASIQAFRNLMTSLANSNLKVNLVVHSMGHQVVLPGLKDLHKSVINELVLNAPDFEAAEFLRLIDNIKDTSKRITLYCSYNDKAMTASKTFNNNDRMGACTYSENLDTINVGLVDNQTLGLGHGYYSSRAILSDVFQVLLGIDAEKRLFIRKSEPNSTEKFYLRN; encoded by the coding sequence GTGAAAAGAAATGCTCTCATCTTCTCATTGATCGCTCTTTTAAGCGCCTGCTCTTCTGAGCCAGTAGCCCCATCTAAACCAGAAACTCCTGCCATTTTGCAAGCTACCACTCCTGCTACAGAGGAGACTCCTGAAATTGTAAATCTCGATGAAAAATTTCAGGAAGACTTAAAACCAATTTGGGACGATTACTTTAAGGAAGACTATACTGACACACGTGCTATTGATGTTTTTGTTGTCACCAACAGAAAATCAAAAACCGGGAACTTTGGGTGTACAAACAATACTTATGGCGTTGCCTTAGATAAAGTGACGAGCTTTGGCATTTGTAAAATCAATGTCCCAAAAAACCACAGCACTGGGGAATTAACATTCACAAAAGACGGACGCCAGTCCTCTCACGATTACTTTAAAATCCTCAACGCCAAATCTCTCCCTGAGACGACTGTGATGGATTATATGAAAAAGACAAAGAGAAACCCACTGGTCTTCGTTCATGGATTTAATGTTCGCTATGAAGAAGCACTTCTTCGTGCTGCCCAAATCACTTATGACTTAAAATACCAAGGCCCAGTCATCCTTTTTTCATGGCCTTCTGGGGCGGGAGACGGATTCTTTGATGAACAGTTCCTTACAAAAACATATGAAAGCAACAATCAAAATGCAAAAGCTTCGATTCAAGCTTTTAGAAATTTAATGACTTCACTGGCAAATAGTAATTTAAAAGTAAACCTGGTTGTGCACTCAATGGGGCATCAGGTAGTTCTTCCCGGTTTAAAAGATTTACATAAAAGCGTTATCAATGAACTTGTTTTAAATGCTCCTGATTTTGAAGCTGCTGAGTTCTTACGTTTAATTGATAATATCAAGGATACAAGTAAGCGCATTACTCTTTACTGTTCATATAATGACAAAGCGATGACTGCTTCAAAAACATTCAACAATAATGACCGTATGGGAGCTTGCACTTACTCAGAAAACCTGGACACAATCAATGTGGGCCTTGTCGACAACCAGACTCTAGGCTTAGGTCATGGTTATTATTCTTCGCGTGCGATCCTAAGTGATGTTTTTCAAGTTCTTTTGGGGATTGATGCAGAAAAGAGGCTCTTTATTAGAAAGAGTGAACCTAACAGCACCGAAAAATTTTATCTAAGAAATTAA
- a CDS encoding Hsp20/alpha crystallin family protein has translation MKKDVTNYDREHLPASRRAGFFTPWSNDYWEPSRWFDNFLNSDLSVFPTDNRFLSPAIDVDETADEYLVSADLPGIKKEDISIDCSGNQLTILAERKYESENGRKQGRRERFFGTYSRTFTLPTGVDSNKIEAAYDGGVLVVHIPKGEQVKSRRIQINESTKTDVKKH, from the coding sequence ATGAAAAAAGATGTGACAAATTATGACCGCGAGCACCTTCCAGCCTCTCGTCGAGCAGGCTTCTTTACACCGTGGTCAAATGACTACTGGGAACCAAGCCGTTGGTTTGATAATTTCCTTAATTCTGACTTATCAGTTTTTCCAACTGACAATCGTTTTTTATCACCGGCCATTGATGTTGATGAAACCGCTGATGAATACCTGGTGAGCGCAGATCTGCCAGGGATTAAAAAAGAGGACATTTCCATTGATTGCTCTGGTAATCAACTGACTATTTTAGCAGAAAGAAAATATGAATCTGAAAATGGTCGCAAACAAGGAAGACGAGAAAGATTTTTTGGAACTTACAGCCGAACTTTCACTCTTCCAACTGGAGTAGACTCCAATAAGATTGAAGCCGCTTATGATGGTGGAGTCTTGGTTGTTCATATTCCAAAAGGTGAGCAGGTGAAAAGCAGACGAATTCAAATAAATGAATCGACAAAGACCGACGTGAAGAAACATTAA
- a CDS encoding substrate-binding periplasmic protein, whose translation MRTLFLRLVASTFIMLLPALALAERVVFASPEEIPPKIFRENGKLRGTYVDIIKAICARLKIDPVFEQYPWPRAITMAKNGKVDAIFPPFKTPERLEFLYFPFEPVSYTRNAIFARKARNINVRSLEDLKNLVVGINDQYSYGQQFDNFKKNLTLDLSRNEEMQINKLSHEGKVRMDVAAASEEPFKYLSKKMGYAKELEMVYVISETPSYVAFSKAKGEKAKKLAENFSRTLNQLKKEGVIDAIHDSYLK comes from the coding sequence ATGAGAACACTTTTCCTCCGCCTTGTGGCCAGCACATTCATTATGCTTCTTCCAGCGCTCGCCCTTGCAGAAAGAGTCGTGTTTGCTTCTCCTGAAGAAATTCCACCAAAAATTTTCCGCGAGAACGGAAAACTTCGCGGAACATACGTCGACATTATCAAAGCGATATGTGCTCGTTTAAAAATTGATCCTGTCTTTGAGCAATATCCCTGGCCTCGTGCTATAACGATGGCGAAAAATGGAAAGGTCGATGCGATTTTTCCTCCTTTTAAGACACCAGAGCGCTTGGAATTCCTTTATTTTCCTTTTGAACCTGTCAGCTACACTCGCAATGCTATCTTTGCCAGAAAAGCGAGAAACATTAATGTGCGCAGTCTGGAAGATTTAAAAAATCTCGTTGTTGGAATTAACGATCAATATTCTTATGGCCAGCAGTTTGATAATTTTAAAAAGAATCTCACACTTGATCTCAGTCGCAATGAAGAGATGCAAATCAATAAACTAAGTCATGAAGGCAAAGTCCGCATGGATGTGGCCGCAGCTTCTGAGGAGCCTTTTAAGTATCTCAGTAAAAAAATGGGGTATGCTAAAGAGCTTGAAATGGTTTACGTCATTTCAGAAACTCCTTCTTACGTTGCCTTCTCTAAGGCCAAAGGAGAGAAGGCTAAAAAGCTCGCTGAGAATTTCAGCCGAACTCTCAATCAACTAAAAAAAGAAGGCGTTATTGATGCCATTCACGATTCTTACTTAAAATAA
- a CDS encoding substrate-binding periplasmic protein, with protein MRSYLFSLTFTALFFSSAATAEPIKLCYEDVVVFPWITGDKQGLALSEMIYIEKKLNIRFKYVRLPWKRCMLEAQSGKVDALIAASFTSERTKWGVYPTKNNGQLDTSLKLHSDSYIVYVRNDSTIRWEDGKFINLGSNQVGVQLGYSVGNDLQEAGYPVYSTSSTAAELLEALQKKVVNVAVLQHMPSIKTLNEKPALGKGISAMPQPFKEMDQYLLFTKTFYAHNKDLTHKIWNTIPQARESGEYQKLKKTLLGSPKID; from the coding sequence ATGCGCTCATATTTATTTTCCCTGACTTTCACTGCTCTTTTCTTCTCTTCAGCCGCTACTGCTGAGCCAATTAAGCTTTGTTACGAAGATGTCGTGGTTTTCCCATGGATTACCGGTGACAAACAAGGACTCGCACTTAGCGAAATGATATATATTGAAAAGAAATTAAACATTCGTTTTAAGTATGTCAGACTTCCATGGAAGCGTTGTATGCTTGAAGCTCAGTCGGGAAAAGTTGATGCTTTAATCGCAGCGAGCTTTACTAGTGAGCGCACAAAATGGGGAGTCTACCCTACCAAAAATAACGGCCAATTAGACACTTCCTTAAAGCTTCACTCTGATAGTTACATTGTGTATGTGAGAAACGACAGCACCATCCGCTGGGAAGATGGAAAATTCATTAATCTAGGGAGCAATCAAGTTGGTGTGCAACTTGGCTATAGTGTAGGAAATGATCTGCAGGAGGCCGGATACCCTGTTTATTCAACGAGCTCAACCGCAGCTGAACTTCTTGAGGCCCTTCAAAAAAAAGTCGTCAATGTCGCTGTTTTACAACATATGCCTTCAATTAAAACTCTCAATGAAAAACCAGCACTAGGCAAAGGTATCTCAGCAATGCCACAGCCTTTTAAAGAAATGGATCAGTATCTACTATTTACAAAAACCTTCTACGCACATAATAAGGATCTCACTCACAAGATCTGGAATACAATCCCGCAGGCACGCGAAAGTGGTGAGTACCAAAAATTAAAAAAGACACTGCTGGGAAGCCCGAAAATTGATTAG
- a CDS encoding transporter substrate-binding domain-containing protein, which translates to MKWSFILALLLLSMKASAEDVLPIYVFEIRPLIYQDDNKEVKGEWLDGFEKLSKESGIKFHYQFVSIPRLEIFLSGKKPGCNLTLLRTKAREKMNIQFIYDHPVKTIFKVYQRGNDIRRWNLKDLSYNKKVKIITNTSVAIDILKEKNIEAELLFNLNSIVHMLLMKRVDLVVASNLAIEKMPEFHDRKVIVVQEVKTLSHGIGCSQATAKNILDKLQKSAKKLHLVF; encoded by the coding sequence ATGAAATGGAGCTTCATTCTGGCATTATTGCTTTTGTCAATGAAGGCGTCTGCAGAAGACGTTCTGCCCATTTATGTTTTTGAGATCAGACCACTCATTTACCAAGACGATAATAAAGAAGTTAAAGGGGAGTGGTTAGATGGCTTTGAAAAACTCTCAAAAGAATCTGGAATCAAGTTCCACTATCAATTTGTCTCAATCCCACGCCTGGAAATTTTTCTCAGTGGAAAGAAACCAGGGTGCAATCTTACTTTGTTAAGAACTAAAGCACGAGAAAAAATGAATATTCAGTTTATTTATGACCATCCAGTAAAAACTATTTTTAAGGTTTATCAAAGAGGCAATGACATCAGAAGATGGAACCTAAAAGACTTAAGCTACAATAAGAAAGTAAAAATTATTACTAATACTTCTGTTGCAATCGACATTTTAAAAGAAAAAAATATTGAGGCCGAGTTATTGTTCAACTTGAATTCAATAGTTCATATGCTCTTGATGAAAAGAGTTGACTTAGTCGTAGCATCTAATCTTGCAATCGAGAAGATGCCGGAGTTTCATGATAGGAAAGTCATTGTTGTCCAGGAAGTAAAAACGCTGTCGCATGGGATTGGATGCTCACAGGCGACAGCGAAAAATATACTTGATAAACTTCAGAAATCAGCAAAAAAATTACACTTAGTGTTTTAG
- a CDS encoding SPW repeat protein, whose product MKNLMTDAHWENWVNFLSGLWVLLIPFTMGAGFNSNPGAVNVVSWNFLMIGAIVSTLSIISIRQLKPWPEWLIFFFGAWLIFSPWFLLYSHNHVLLWNSIVFGVLISASSGLAIPIAEKKIYHRVMRHHDNNLLLKH is encoded by the coding sequence ATGAAAAATCTAATGACAGACGCTCATTGGGAAAACTGGGTCAATTTTTTATCAGGTCTATGGGTTTTACTCATTCCCTTTACTATGGGGGCCGGTTTTAATTCAAACCCGGGAGCTGTAAACGTTGTTTCGTGGAATTTTCTCATGATTGGTGCCATCGTTTCAACTCTATCAATTATTTCGATTCGACAATTGAAACCATGGCCTGAATGGTTGATTTTCTTTTTTGGGGCCTGGTTAATTTTCTCACCATGGTTCCTGCTTTACTCACACAATCACGTTCTTTTATGGAACTCAATTGTCTTCGGTGTGTTGATTTCAGCTTCTTCCGGGCTGGCCATTCCGATTGCCGAAAAGAAAATTTATCATAGAGTGATGAGACATCATGACAACAATTTATTACTAAAACACTAA
- a CDS encoding type 1 glutamine amidotransferase has product MRKVLVFQHVAHTILGTLNPTLKSRGLNMRYVNFERTPDEQPSVQKYNGLIVLGGHMGVYEADKYRHIKVEMQLIEEALKKEIPILGICLGAQLLAHVLGAEVRKSAEKEIGWCDVNLTDEGAKDPLFSHFKKTEKIFQLHGDTFDIPRGATHLASSDVCTGQAFKYGDKAYGIQFHLEADQAMIMRWLDNPRNQEEMFKTHSPFSAETIRTETEKYIAHSTDLSQKTFDQFINLFSLKERPVRLGSR; this is encoded by the coding sequence ATGAGAAAAGTCCTCGTCTTCCAGCATGTCGCCCACACAATTCTTGGAACTCTTAATCCCACACTCAAGTCCCGTGGCCTTAATATGCGCTATGTGAATTTCGAGCGCACTCCTGATGAACAGCCTTCAGTTCAAAAATACAACGGGCTTATCGTTCTCGGTGGGCACATGGGCGTTTATGAAGCTGATAAATACCGTCACATCAAAGTCGAAATGCAACTCATCGAAGAGGCGCTAAAAAAAGAAATTCCTATTTTAGGAATCTGCCTGGGGGCCCAACTCCTGGCGCACGTTCTTGGAGCAGAAGTTCGAAAGAGTGCAGAAAAAGAAATTGGTTGGTGCGATGTTAATCTCACTGACGAAGGTGCAAAGGACCCGCTTTTTTCTCACTTTAAAAAGACTGAAAAAATATTTCAACTTCACGGTGACACTTTCGACATTCCTCGCGGAGCCACCCATCTGGCTTCATCTGATGTCTGTACCGGGCAGGCCTTTAAGTATGGTGATAAAGCTTATGGAATACAATTTCACCTGGAAGCTGACCAAGCGATGATTATGCGTTGGCTGGATAACCCAAGAAATCAGGAAGAGATGTTTAAGACGCACTCTCCTTTTTCAGCTGAAACAATCAGAACAGAAACAGAAAAATATATTGCTCACTCGACCGATTTAAGTCAGAAAACATTTGATCAATTTATCAATCTTTTCTCTCTTAAAGAGCGCCCTGTTCGCCTGGGGTCGAGGTAA
- a CDS encoding YoaK family protein, whose translation MIYGNESISHYSRSNVSIWMTMAFQAGVLNIGGFMACHRFVSHVTGFATFFGYELNKEDSSHAIGMLIVPLFFLLGAMLSGVLVDIRLKQHKKPKYYIAFGVIFFLILIVLLGGVSGKLGVFGESVYSLGDYLLLVLLCFICGVQNGTITTVSKSVVRTTHLTGITTDLGIGLVRLINYKKIEGPLDNEKKATMMRVGIIFFFGLGSVVGGYAFNHLEYLGFIIPALTSGVLFLMMLYFQLFKRA comes from the coding sequence ATGATCTACGGAAATGAATCAATCTCTCACTATTCAAGAAGTAATGTATCCATCTGGATGACCATGGCCTTCCAGGCCGGGGTCCTCAATATCGGTGGCTTTATGGCCTGTCATCGTTTCGTCTCGCATGTCACGGGGTTTGCGACTTTTTTTGGTTATGAACTCAACAAAGAGGATTCAAGTCACGCCATCGGGATGTTGATTGTGCCACTCTTTTTTCTTCTCGGGGCCATGTTGAGTGGGGTGTTGGTCGACATCAGATTAAAACAGCATAAAAAACCAAAATACTATATCGCCTTTGGTGTGATCTTTTTTCTTATTCTCATTGTGCTTTTAGGAGGAGTGAGTGGGAAGCTAGGTGTATTTGGTGAAAGTGTTTATAGCCTTGGAGACTATTTGCTTTTAGTTCTTCTGTGTTTTATTTGTGGTGTTCAGAATGGAACTATTACCACCGTTTCAAAGTCAGTCGTGCGAACAACTCACCTTACGGGGATTACAACCGATTTGGGAATTGGGTTAGTGCGCTTAATTAATTATAAAAAAATTGAAGGGCCTCTGGATAATGAAAAGAAGGCCACTATGATGAGAGTTGGGATCATTTTCTTTTTTGGTCTTGGTTCTGTCGTAGGTGGTTACGCTTTTAATCACCTGGAGTATCTGGGATTTATTATCCCGGCGCTGACTTCCGGGGTTCTTTTCCTGATGATGCTTTATTTTCAGCTGTTCAAGCGCGCTTAG
- a CDS encoding CheR family methyltransferase, protein MITDSLWTAFGPSPLTQEDFEYFAGKIKKLSGISMKQAKLDLIKTRLTQRLREHSYKNFSDYRNYLETLPDTHEEWQEFINILTTNKTDFFREPDHFHFLIQYILPKWLKEDKTTFHIWSAAASTGEEAYTLAMILKHYLPPGRDFKIIGTDIDTKVLKTAENAVYSLSKLHEIPDLYRDECLDIGEREAKGWFRIKAHLKEKVTFVPHNLIEASFVDDKGAPKIFDLILCRNVLIYFDKKTTELIAHKLYEHTIDQGFLFIGHSESFQGCTHSWLNHNSSIYQKAKRA, encoded by the coding sequence ATGATCACCGATTCTTTATGGACGGCCTTTGGGCCGTCCCCTCTTACTCAAGAAGATTTTGAATACTTTGCCGGGAAAATAAAAAAACTCTCCGGCATCTCAATGAAGCAGGCAAAGTTGGATTTAATCAAAACCAGGCTGACTCAAAGACTGCGCGAGCACAGTTATAAAAATTTTTCTGACTATAGAAATTACCTGGAAACACTCCCCGATACGCATGAGGAGTGGCAGGAATTTATCAACATCCTGACAACCAACAAAACGGATTTTTTCCGCGAGCCGGATCATTTTCATTTTCTTATCCAGTATATTCTTCCTAAGTGGCTCAAGGAAGATAAAACAACTTTTCACATCTGGTCTGCTGCGGCCTCAACCGGCGAAGAGGCCTATACCCTCGCAATGATACTCAAGCACTATCTTCCACCGGGGCGAGATTTCAAAATCATCGGAACCGATATCGATACCAAGGTCTTAAAAACTGCTGAGAATGCTGTCTACTCTCTTTCTAAACTTCATGAAATACCGGATCTTTACCGAGATGAATGTTTAGACATTGGCGAACGTGAAGCAAAGGGGTGGTTTAGAATCAAAGCACACTTAAAAGAGAAAGTGACTTTCGTGCCTCACAATTTAATTGAAGCTTCTTTTGTTGATGATAAAGGTGCTCCTAAAATCTTTGATTTGATCTTATGTCGAAATGTTCTTATTTATTTTGATAAAAAAACAACTGAATTGATCGCTCATAAACTATATGAACACACGATTGATCAGGGCTTTTTGTTCATTGGTCACTCTGAATCTTTTCAGGGCTGCACTCATTCGTGGCTAAACCACAATTCATCTATTTACCAAAAGGCTAAGCGCGCTTGA
- a CDS encoding HAMP domain-containing methyl-accepting chemotaxis protein, producing the protein MKKFSLNAKLAFVLAIFIIASCTIAVLGIYNMNAMNGTIVGITETFVPRMQNSYRVQTEFRQLAIRQAMLIIEETKEGKEKINKELDDSHKNMIAFLETAKKESSKERLPEWERIEGEFKAWWEKSLIIQKAALLNDDKTASTVNKEARLIRREAEATLLELVAANEKVLSTEATKAEENFHTAKNLMLFISIFSTLAATAIAFVILKATSKAIQDVIRSLDEGSIQVSSAANQIASSSEELSQATTEQASALEQTATSIEEMNSMVAKNSDNANSTAQMTSNSHQAAVEGKAVVEQMINSMNSINESNSNIMREVNRSNESMIGFVKVIEEIGSKTKIINDIVFQTKLLSFNASVEAARAGEHGKGFAVVAEEVGKLAQVSGTAALEISTMLEESVEKANQVAAETKTSVEKLIQEGKLKVEDGVLIAQKCGDMLEEIVKNVSGVSHMATEIASASQEQAQGVQEITKAMGQLDQMTQVNSATSEECASAAEELSAQADSLKNAVSQLVLTINGEKNGTHTHAYEAPKSVAKVQKSNVVPMKAAKRATPKMDYKKASGDVPHYNNPGFEDI; encoded by the coding sequence ATGAAAAAATTTAGTCTCAATGCGAAACTCGCTTTTGTTCTGGCGATTTTCATCATTGCCAGTTGTACAATCGCTGTTCTTGGTATTTACAACATGAACGCTATGAATGGCACTATCGTAGGCATCACTGAAACCTTTGTTCCTAGGATGCAGAATTCGTACAGAGTCCAAACAGAATTTCGTCAGCTGGCCATCAGGCAGGCAATGCTTATTATTGAAGAAACAAAAGAAGGCAAAGAAAAAATCAACAAAGAATTGGATGACAGTCATAAAAACATGATTGCTTTTCTTGAAACTGCTAAAAAAGAATCTTCCAAAGAGAGACTTCCAGAATGGGAAAGAATTGAAGGAGAATTCAAAGCATGGTGGGAAAAATCTCTTATCATTCAAAAAGCTGCCTTATTAAATGATGATAAAACAGCAAGCACAGTTAACAAAGAAGCACGTCTCATTAGAAGAGAAGCAGAAGCAACACTTCTTGAACTTGTTGCTGCCAATGAAAAAGTCCTAAGCACTGAAGCAACCAAAGCAGAAGAGAATTTCCATACAGCAAAAAATCTAATGCTTTTTATTAGTATCTTCTCTACTTTGGCCGCAACGGCAATTGCCTTTGTTATTTTAAAGGCTACATCAAAGGCCATTCAAGATGTCATTAGATCGCTTGATGAAGGCTCTATTCAAGTTAGCAGTGCTGCTAATCAGATCGCCTCTTCATCAGAAGAACTTTCACAAGCAACGACTGAGCAGGCTTCAGCTCTTGAGCAAACAGCAACATCGATTGAAGAGATGAATTCAATGGTAGCTAAAAATTCTGACAATGCTAATTCAACGGCACAAATGACATCTAATTCTCATCAGGCCGCAGTTGAAGGTAAAGCAGTTGTTGAACAAATGATTAATTCAATGAACTCAATTAATGAAAGTAACAGCAACATCATGAGAGAAGTTAACCGCAGCAACGAAAGTATGATTGGGTTTGTTAAAGTCATTGAAGAAATCGGAAGTAAAACAAAGATCATCAACGATATCGTTTTCCAGACAAAGCTGCTTTCATTCAACGCTTCAGTTGAAGCAGCAAGAGCGGGAGAGCATGGCAAAGGTTTCGCTGTCGTTGCCGAAGAAGTTGGTAAACTTGCGCAAGTGAGTGGAACAGCTGCCCTCGAAATTAGTACAATGCTGGAAGAAAGTGTAGAAAAAGCAAACCAGGTTGCAGCTGAGACAAAAACAAGTGTTGAAAAATTAATTCAGGAAGGAAAACTTAAAGTTGAAGATGGTGTACTGATTGCACAAAAATGCGGTGATATGCTGGAAGAAATCGTTAAAAACGTATCAGGTGTCTCTCACATGGCCACTGAAATCGCGTCGGCCAGCCAGGAACAGGCCCAAGGTGTCCAAGAAATTACTAAGGCAATGGGACAGCTCGATCAGATGACCCAGGTCAATTCTGCGACTTCTGAAGAATGTGCAAGTGCTGCCGAGGAACTTTCAGCTCAAGCCGATTCTCTTAAAAATGCAGTTTCTCAATTAGTTTTGACTATTAACGGAGAAAAAAATGGGACTCATACTCATGCATATGAGGCTCCTAAATCTGTAGCAAAAGTTCAAAAAAGTAATGTTGTGCCAATGAAAGCAGCTAAAAGAGCTACTCCAAAAATGGATTATAAAAAAGCTTCAGGAGATGTGCCTCATTACAACAACCCTGGTTTTGAAGATATTTAG
- a CDS encoding helix-turn-helix domain-containing protein, with product MPYSREHISKRLKRFREARNLTMREAAKRIGVPETTYREWEYGRAIRGEPYVNIARAFEVTLEDLLGDPGISNASYDTEFDNLIEEILKLKARIRNLKDPK from the coding sequence ATGCCATATTCGCGCGAGCACATTTCAAAAAGACTTAAGCGTTTTAGAGAGGCCCGTAATCTCACAATGAGAGAAGCCGCGAAACGAATTGGCGTTCCAGAAACGACATATCGTGAATGGGAGTACGGAAGAGCGATAAGAGGTGAACCTTACGTGAATATTGCCCGGGCCTTTGAAGTTACATTAGAGGACCTATTGGGAGATCCGGGTATTTCCAATGCTAGTTACGACACAGAATTCGACAACCTGATCGAAGAAATCCTAAAACTTAAAGCCCGTATAAGAAATCTCAAAGATCCTAAATAA